In Capsicum annuum cultivar UCD-10X-F1 chromosome 7, UCD10Xv1.1, whole genome shotgun sequence, one genomic interval encodes:
- the LOC107854870 gene encoding BTB/POZ domain-containing protein At2g04740: MPRLFHTNFLHFLPCSCTPRSLELTPKPLKFKYPIHPTTTTLNKPNKLHFTNPMSELDDIFLDADDFNSSLPLKKVPHGDVFEASRAGDVDRLKYLLESGVNVNARDQWDSVALYYACLAGHLDAARMLLENGAICSEHTFDGDRCHYAALNLKVRKLLKAFEARPPPLGPLQGALRDTFLGCLGNRKFLEEAEGQVAILGNSENGGSNPGHFPPDVVFYVQGRPIEAHRVILTARSPFFKHKFQTEWKDRKEVRFSREKLSYHALYSLIHFFYSDRLDIAVDDMEDLVRICKVCKCQSLQKVLEKELVHQKYAEYKALRDVDNSQKRFILQGISLPEDDRLPNALHKILQIAIVNSNREQNLNLGVDGLICLVSSMQISEFENDLADVCVRVDEKIFRCHQVVLASRSEYFKARLARMKDFLEGRDCLPDNALPCIEEHDLTIGAFEKMIEYMYTDGLKDIDPVQAEEMFDAASRYLLFPLKRVVADALLPHLEMVSPAELCHWLVLSDMYGVIKIREYCLDTMACNFETFADTQEFRAMLLTLPPPSGDSSLRTTAPSAPGAEMSAAEGNVLDDLREKWLEAEAAELDERDESALRFDKRLEMLMHIAEQERTNGLECNASSEQELI, encoded by the exons ATGCCTCGCTTGTTTCACACAaactttcttcattttcttccttgCTCCTGCACTCCTCGATCTTTGGAACTAACACCTAAACCCCTCAAATTCAAATACCCAATTCACCCAACAACAACCACCTTAAACAAACCAAACAAACTTCATTTCACTAATCCCATGTCTGAACTGGACGACATCTTTTTAGACGCCGATGATTTCAACTCAAGTTTACCATTAAAGAAAGTCCCACACGGCGACGTCTTCGAAGCATCAAGAGCCGGAGACGTCGACCGTCTCAAGTACCTTTTGGAGTCTGGCGTTAACGTAAATGCTAGAGACCAATGGGATTCAGTAGCCCTTTATTATGCTTGTCTTGCTGGTCATCTTGACGCGGCACGAATGTTACTGGAAAATGGGGCTATTTGTTCTGAACATACTTTTGATGGTGATCGTTGTCATTATGCTGCACTTAATCTTAAGGTTAGGAAATTGCTTAAGGCGTTTGAAGCGAGGCCTCCGCCACTTGGACCTTTGCAAGGGGCGTTGAGAGATACTTTCTTGGGTTGCTTGGGTAATAGGAAGTTTTTGGAAGAAGCTGAAGGGCAAGTGGCAATTTTGG GTAATTCAGAAAATGGAGGATCCAACCCCGGCCACTTTCCTCCGGATGTTGTATTCTACGTGCAGGGTAGGCCTATTGAAGCTCACAGAGTGATCTTGACTGCGCGATCTCCTTTCTTCAAACATAAATTTCAGACTGAGTGGAAGGATAGAAAGGAAGTGCGATTCTCCAGGGAAAAGCTGTCTTATCATGCTCTTTATAGCCTCATCCACTTCTTTTATTCCGACAGACTTGATATAGCAGTAGATGACATGGAGGATCTTGTCAGAATTTGTAAAGTTTGCAAATGCCAGTCACTACAGAAAGTCCTTGAGAAGGAGTTGGTTCATCAAAAATATGCTGAGTACAAAGCACTAAGGGACGTAGATAACTCCCAAAAGCGGTTCATCTTGCAGGGAATCTCTCTTCCAGAAGATGACCGTCTTCCAAATGCTTTGCATAAAATCCTTCAAATTGCTATTGTGAATTCCAACAGAGAACAGAACTTGAATCTCGGTGTTGATGGTCTTATATGCCTTGTCAGTTCAATGCAGATTAGCGAGTTTGAAAATGATCTTGCAGATGTTTGTGTTAGAGTTGATGAGAAGATCTTTCGTTGCCATCAAGTGGTCTTAGCATCAAGGTCTGAATATTTTAAAGCAAGGTTGGCACGCATGAAGGATTTTCTTGAAGGGAGAGATTGCTTACCTGATAATGCACTTCCATGCATTGAGGAACATGATTTGACCATTGGAGCTTTTGAGAAAATGATAGAGTATAT GTATACTGATGGGTTAAAGGACATTGACCCTGTTCAA GCAGAAGAAATGTTTGATGCTGCTTCAAGGTACCTGTTGTTTCCCCTTAAACGTGTCGTAGCAGATGCACTGCTGCCACATTTGGAAATGGTTTCTCCTGCTGAATTGTGTCATTGGCTGGTATTGTCAGACAT GTACGGTGTTATTAAGATTCGGGAGTATTGTCTAGACACAATGGCATGCAACTTCGAGACATTTGCAGATACTCAAGAGTTTAGGGCAATGCTTTTGACCCTCCCGCCACCATCCGGCGATTCCTCACTTCGTACAACTGCCCCAAGTGCTCCAGGAGCTGAGATGAGCGCAGCTGAAGGAAACGTTTTGGATGATCTGCGAGAGAAATGGCTCGAAGCTGAAGCTGCAGAACTTGATGAGAGAGACGAGAGCGCATTGCGTTTTGACAAGCGCCTTGAGATGCTCATGCATATTGCAGAACAAGAAAGAACGAATGGGCTTGAATGTAATGCAAGTAGTGAACAAGAACTTATATga